Proteins from a genomic interval of Paenibacillus sp. FSL R5-0623:
- a CDS encoding bile acid:sodium symporter family protein → MLQALNQRLNRIMPLITPISIIIGVLCGSFLSSYTFLSPWLFAFMTFAGSISLGIRDFVNVLKKPFPLFVCLFILHLAMPLIALGMGHLVFPTDAYTITGLVLAAVIPTGISSFIWVSIYRGNIALTLSIILIDTMLAPFVVPGVLSLLIGTSVTLDTAAMMSSLFWMIVLPSLLGMLLNEWSKGAIVPVWGPRLNPLSKLFMASVVAINGSVVAPYLADFNWKLAGLAVIIIFLASFGYALSYFIARLLGWNEADQVALVFNGGMRNISAGAVLAVSYFPPPVAVPVVLGMVFQQMLASLTGYLLGRRSQLLHKSDKTSAA, encoded by the coding sequence ATGCTTCAAGCCTTGAACCAACGCTTGAACCGCATCATGCCACTGATTACCCCAATCAGCATTATTATTGGCGTGTTATGCGGGAGTTTTCTTTCTTCTTATACCTTTTTATCCCCTTGGCTTTTTGCGTTCATGACGTTCGCTGGAAGTATCAGTCTAGGGATACGGGATTTTGTGAACGTGCTGAAGAAGCCGTTCCCCTTGTTTGTATGTCTGTTTATTTTGCATTTGGCGATGCCTCTAATTGCTCTTGGTATGGGTCATCTGGTTTTCCCTACAGATGCGTACACCATAACGGGCCTTGTTCTGGCAGCCGTGATTCCGACAGGAATCAGCAGCTTCATCTGGGTCAGCATCTATCGGGGCAATATTGCACTTACGCTTTCCATCATCCTGATTGATACCATGCTTGCTCCTTTCGTAGTGCCGGGAGTGTTATCCCTGTTAATCGGAACCAGTGTCACACTGGATACGGCAGCCATGATGAGCAGTCTGTTCTGGATGATTGTGTTGCCATCCCTGCTCGGTATGCTGCTGAATGAGTGGAGCAAAGGCGCCATTGTCCCGGTCTGGGGACCGAGGTTGAATCCGTTGTCCAAATTGTTCATGGCATCAGTCGTCGCGATTAACGGATCTGTCGTTGCACCTTACTTGGCCGATTTCAACTGGAAGCTCGCTGGACTTGCGGTCATCATTATTTTCCTGGCATCATTCGGTTATGCGCTGAGTTATTTCATCGCCCGATTGCTAGGCTGGAATGAGGCCGATCAGGTCGCTCTGGTGTTCAATGGAGGCATGCGTAATATCAGCGCAGGTGCAGTACTCGCTGTTTCTTATTTTCCGCCACCTGTTGCTGTCCCAGTCGTGCTTGGCATGGTATTCCAACAGATGCTTGCTTCATTAACAGGTTATCTGCTCGGTCGTCGCTCTCAGCTTCTGCATAAGTCGGATAAGACATCTGCGGCCTAA
- a CDS encoding DUF6376 family protein → MIMFIRKRKHTLMMTGLIASSILLISACSVVEQANQSLNYVSGATDYIEQVSNAGADLQELASSAVNNPEITTQIQEKIDLIQAEASEFSQLTAPAIGESIHENLVSYNTQLTEVVDNFENTIAEQGFTAENWEKTGIPELITNINNLKDPLSGLQGE, encoded by the coding sequence ATGATCATGTTTATAAGAAAAAGAAAGCACACATTAATGATGACAGGCCTTATTGCATCAAGTATTCTGCTGATTTCAGCCTGTTCTGTCGTGGAACAAGCCAATCAAAGTTTAAATTATGTGAGTGGGGCTACTGATTATATAGAACAGGTATCAAACGCCGGGGCTGATCTGCAAGAGCTCGCATCGAGTGCGGTGAATAATCCTGAGATTACAACGCAGATTCAGGAGAAAATCGATCTGATCCAAGCAGAAGCAAGTGAATTTTCTCAGTTGACTGCTCCTGCAATAGGAGAGAGCATTCATGAAAATCTGGTTAGTTACAATACTCAATTAACAGAAGTTGTAGACAATTTCGAGAATACAATTGCAGAGCAAGGTTTTACGGCAGAAAATTGGGAGAAGACGGGCATTCCTGAACTAATCACCAACATTAATAATTTGAAAGATCCGCTTAGCGGACTTCAGGGTGAATAA
- a CDS encoding SDR family NAD(P)-dependent oxidoreductase, translating into MTEHNGKVIIITGGASGIGKETALQLSDQGATIVVADYNEDGAKKLAAEIEGAGGTAGSYKVDVSKGDEIKALIDWTVEQYGTLSGIFNNAGIGLVKPFLEMDPESYHRVIDVDQHSVYYGMYYGAKKMVELNVQGTIVNTASIYGSVAAVGSFNYNAAKAAVVMMSKSGALELAEHGIRVVGVAPGFIETPILGDDQAMKDALATQHMRGELIQPEKVASVVTFLFSDAASAVNGTTVAVDDGFLSFKTK; encoded by the coding sequence ATGACTGAGCACAATGGAAAAGTAATCATTATTACAGGTGGAGCAAGTGGTATTGGTAAAGAGACAGCACTTCAACTTTCGGATCAAGGTGCGACTATTGTTGTCGCTGACTATAATGAAGACGGAGCGAAGAAGCTTGCGGCAGAGATTGAAGGAGCTGGCGGAACAGCGGGCTCATACAAAGTGGATGTATCCAAAGGGGACGAGATCAAAGCCCTGATCGACTGGACCGTAGAGCAATATGGTACGTTAAGCGGTATTTTCAATAACGCAGGTATTGGACTTGTGAAGCCATTTCTGGAGATGGACCCGGAATCCTATCACAGAGTCATTGATGTAGATCAGCACAGTGTATACTACGGTATGTATTATGGCGCGAAAAAAATGGTTGAATTAAATGTACAAGGTACTATTGTAAATACAGCTTCGATCTATGGAAGTGTTGCTGCAGTAGGCAGCTTCAACTACAACGCAGCCAAGGCTGCGGTTGTTATGATGTCCAAATCCGGTGCATTGGAACTTGCTGAGCATGGAATTCGTGTAGTTGGGGTAGCACCTGGCTTTATCGAAACACCGATTCTGGGTGATGACCAAGCCATGAAGGATGCGCTTGCTACTCAACATATGCGTGGAGAGCTCATTCAACCGGAGAAAGTAGCCAGTGTGGTTACCTTCCTGTTCAGTGATGCAGCAAGCGCAGTGAACGGGACAACCGTAGCCGTAGATGATGGATTCCTCAGCTTCAAAACCAAATAA
- a CDS encoding sulfite exporter TauE/SafE family protein, whose protein sequence is MDLLLFFIMFILGLVGSFFSGLLGIGGAIINYPLLLYVPSWMGLQPFSAHQVSSISMFQVFFASLAGVIAFRRKVRTGRSGGAIVHRGLVLYMGSSILAGSLIGGFISGHLDGRVINLIYGILAIMAIVLMLIPGKGKLDTSAPLVFNRWIAAGTAFAVGIVSGIVGAGGAFILIPIMLTILNIPVRTTIASSLAIVFISAIGGVIGKITGGDIPMEPIIYTVIGSLLGASLGSRVSSMINVRVLRYALIVLIAITAVKVWSSIL, encoded by the coding sequence ATGGATCTTCTGCTTTTTTTCATCATGTTTATACTGGGTCTGGTCGGTTCATTCTTCTCCGGTTTGTTGGGTATTGGTGGGGCCATTATCAATTATCCGCTACTGTTATATGTTCCATCCTGGATGGGACTGCAGCCATTCTCAGCACATCAGGTATCTTCGATTAGTATGTTTCAAGTATTTTTTGCTTCACTTGCCGGTGTGATTGCATTCCGCAGAAAAGTACGAACGGGTAGAAGTGGTGGGGCGATCGTTCACCGAGGATTGGTGCTGTACATGGGTTCCAGCATTCTTGCAGGCAGTCTGATTGGCGGGTTCATATCCGGTCATCTGGACGGAAGGGTTATTAATCTGATCTATGGCATTCTGGCGATCATGGCGATTGTGCTTATGCTGATTCCCGGAAAGGGAAAGCTTGATACTTCAGCTCCACTGGTGTTTAACCGATGGATTGCAGCAGGCACTGCTTTTGCAGTAGGCATTGTATCAGGAATTGTTGGTGCGGGTGGTGCCTTTATCCTTATTCCCATCATGCTGACGATTCTCAACATCCCCGTACGAACGACGATTGCTTCTTCACTGGCGATTGTATTTATCTCCGCAATCGGCGGCGTTATAGGAAAAATTACGGGTGGAGATATTCCGATGGAACCCATCATCTATACGGTGATCGGCAGTCTACTGGGGGCATCCCTTGGTTCACGGGTTAGTTCGATGATCAATGTGAGGGTACTTCGATATGCATTAATCGTACTTATCGCCATCACAGCGGTCAAAGTCTGGTCTTCCATTCTGTAA
- a CDS encoding polyprenyl synthetase family protein, with protein MNNVLTEQADAGYRLAEQKASQYFTSLRQQLMDNTYTTALTQDIHVWQKKHIHRFAWLSLLSPSKRKPDPRDVHRYIHWLNTTGKLDDYLDRSISYIYMRDLGQALDSPGTQARIQHVVQNTKKYFMGSATGRKGQPDYISLAALYRWGQKEHIETAVIWVMNKLKNVASNIPKELDAEQAQRKLIKIILGVVLHVDDEMNEQTPPEERARRFDAAIRLGYSYGLTYPFVDDLLDSQALTVQEKEQYSLMIRDALLTGVVPDLGKWKGSNLEVIEYVHSELREAFDYIKDYQHPEKQRTFLEQSYVFFQSQEIDRNKKLANANYTNEELYIPIIIKSSSSRLIVRSVLSAPEDEGFDLRTFYYGIYNQLADDFADMFDDMEEGAVTPYTYYLKYRDLRPDLINPYELYWAVISHLIHDVYNSDAKTREVILDRAINGLKRCKERLGQQKYDEVMMIFASGQPEFNQLVQQMVRKADDVDFLDKLLRDQVVLQLKNDKQEKEEFKQTIRTVREQINVELQIAKPGGLHEMKETLIDAANYSLQGDGKRLRPILTWVMGVREYGLPEASIVPLLRSLEYMHTASLIFDDLPTQDNASTRRGRSTLHQVHNSATAELTGLFLIQKAIGEQSSLDRFDAATVLTLIQYSAEKAEDMCMGQAMDLNSKGKALTLEQLNMICFYKTGIAFEAALVMPAILAQVREPEMAALKKFAYHAGIAFQIKDDLLDFEGNHLILGKPAGQDELNNNSTFVSILGDEGAKKAMWEHYCLATDALNEMPKPIPFLRHLLDYLIGRER; from the coding sequence ATGAATAACGTACTTACAGAACAGGCTGATGCAGGATATCGGCTAGCTGAGCAGAAAGCATCTCAGTATTTTACTTCTCTTAGGCAGCAACTTATGGATAATACGTATACAACAGCACTTACCCAAGATATTCATGTATGGCAAAAAAAACATATTCATCGTTTTGCCTGGCTTTCTCTTTTATCACCTAGCAAAAGAAAACCGGATCCTCGGGATGTTCATAGATATATCCACTGGCTGAATACGACAGGAAAGCTGGATGATTACCTGGATCGGAGTATCTCCTATATTTATATGCGAGATCTGGGGCAAGCCCTTGATTCTCCGGGTACGCAGGCCCGAATTCAGCACGTTGTCCAGAATACCAAAAAATACTTTATGGGCTCCGCTACTGGGCGCAAAGGACAGCCTGATTATATCAGTCTGGCTGCGTTGTACCGCTGGGGACAGAAGGAGCACATTGAAACGGCTGTCATCTGGGTGATGAACAAATTAAAGAATGTAGCATCCAACATCCCGAAGGAGCTGGATGCAGAGCAAGCACAGCGAAAGCTCATCAAGATCATTCTCGGCGTTGTCCTTCATGTGGACGATGAGATGAACGAGCAGACACCACCAGAAGAACGGGCGCGGAGATTTGATGCGGCGATTCGACTTGGTTATTCTTACGGTTTGACATATCCATTTGTGGATGACCTGTTGGATTCTCAGGCTTTGACTGTTCAAGAAAAAGAACAATATTCCCTGATGATACGCGATGCACTTCTTACTGGGGTCGTACCTGATCTGGGAAAGTGGAAAGGTAGCAATCTGGAAGTGATCGAATATGTACATTCCGAGCTTCGGGAAGCATTTGATTACATTAAGGACTATCAGCATCCAGAGAAACAGCGCACTTTTTTAGAGCAATCCTATGTGTTCTTTCAGTCTCAGGAGATCGATCGCAACAAGAAATTAGCCAATGCGAATTATACGAATGAAGAATTGTACATTCCGATTATTATCAAATCTTCTTCTTCCCGATTAATCGTCCGGTCAGTTCTCAGTGCGCCGGAGGATGAGGGATTTGATCTGCGGACGTTCTATTACGGAATATATAATCAGTTGGCCGATGATTTTGCCGATATGTTTGACGATATGGAAGAAGGGGCAGTAACTCCATATACGTACTATTTGAAGTATCGAGATTTGCGTCCCGATTTGATTAATCCTTATGAATTGTACTGGGCAGTCATCTCACATCTGATCCATGATGTTTACAACTCGGATGCCAAGACCCGTGAGGTTATACTGGATCGTGCGATCAACGGGCTGAAGCGTTGTAAAGAACGGTTGGGGCAGCAAAAATATGATGAAGTGATGATGATTTTTGCCTCTGGGCAGCCTGAATTCAATCAACTGGTTCAACAGATGGTGCGAAAAGCGGATGACGTTGATTTCCTTGATAAATTGTTACGGGATCAGGTCGTGCTTCAATTGAAAAATGACAAGCAGGAGAAAGAGGAGTTCAAACAGACCATTCGAACGGTTCGCGAACAGATTAATGTGGAGTTGCAGATAGCCAAGCCAGGTGGACTTCATGAGATGAAAGAAACGCTGATCGATGCGGCCAATTACAGCTTGCAGGGCGACGGAAAAAGACTACGTCCGATATTAACTTGGGTTATGGGTGTACGCGAGTATGGTTTACCTGAAGCCTCCATCGTTCCACTGCTTAGGTCGCTGGAGTACATGCATACCGCTTCCCTGATCTTTGATGATCTGCCTACGCAGGATAATGCTTCGACAAGGCGTGGACGTTCCACGCTGCATCAGGTACACAATAGCGCCACAGCGGAGCTCACGGGTCTGTTTCTCATTCAGAAGGCAATTGGAGAGCAGTCATCATTGGATCGCTTTGATGCGGCCACCGTGCTCACGCTCATTCAATATTCAGCTGAAAAAGCAGAGGATATGTGTATGGGGCAGGCGATGGATCTGAACTCCAAGGGCAAGGCATTGACGCTGGAGCAGTTGAACATGATCTGTTTTTACAAAACTGGCATTGCCTTCGAAGCTGCCCTGGTCATGCCAGCGATACTTGCCCAAGTGAGGGAACCGGAGATGGCTGCGCTGAAAAAGTTCGCTTATCATGCAGGAATCGCCTTCCAGATCAAGGACGACTTGCTGGATTTCGAGGGAAATCACCTCATTCTTGGGAAACCTGCAGGTCAGGATGAGCTGAACAACAATTCAACCTTTGTGTCTATTCTGGGTGATGAAGGCGCGAAGAAAGCGATGTGGGAGCATTATTGTCTTGCTACAGATGCATTGAACGAGATGCCGAAACCTATTCCCTTCCTGAGACATTTATTGGATTATCTTATTGGTCGCGAGCGCTAA
- a CDS encoding PAS domain S-box protein — translation MQVQKVDHHELFEQIYNQAPIGIALVAPTGEWRKVNPAFCCMLGFTYEELTKLTYQDITHPDDSPQDVIYNCELFEGKSKEYQYEKRYIHKNGNILWISLHVSLVRREFTDEPLYFICHIVDITDRKMSEQKLLHSEEMFKLITDHAQEIIYIADQEGVCRFCSPSVQRLLGYSPEEVIGQNNDAYFHPQDVERISQMDLTKGNLLNIRVRHKEGHYMWFETTYKVFGDAEHGQQILSIGRDVSERKKHKDISAEAERIALIGSWEWDMVKDQIALSDQIFEIFELERTRKSYCANDVFKVMNAADIASLQEQMEWVKQGKPLDFEYKHSSSDGSEKYLHLRGLITLDEYQQPVQLNGTLQDITERKRIEFKLQESVERYTSLKKYNHDAIISFNMDGNIMNANPVAVKLTGCPVAEMIDTSISRFIGASNLGLILRSNNELAEKEINAVRHTDGTETEVLATLAPIIINNSNVGYYLIAKDITEQKKLLVAKETAERMNKAKSEFLAMMSHEIRTPMNGVIGMTDLLLDTPGLSGEQKEYIEIIQKSGDSLLAIINDILDFSKIESGKTDLVDDPFDLAEIVTETVQIVKPLAREKKLDVRMCVDDAIPTPVYGDAYRLKQVLTNIIGNAVKFTSEGGVEIDVGIKEKCGNTVQLYFKVKDSGIGIPVERKQQLFEPFYQLENFMTRKPQGTGLGLAISKKLVELMQGDIWIEESDEPGTIFVFTARFKLTNGEEGNRLDQQQKKNRTSALRILIAEDNEVNQLVLSRIIEKKGHVVDHVVDGVEAVEAVKHIAYDIVFMDVHMPRLDGFEATKMIKELKSSEDCPYIIAVTANAVRGDMENCLKAGMDAYVSKPIKIESIMQALETYYIKNNL, via the coding sequence ATGCAGGTTCAAAAGGTCGACCATCACGAATTGTTCGAGCAGATATACAACCAAGCACCTATTGGAATTGCACTCGTTGCTCCGACAGGAGAATGGAGAAAAGTGAATCCCGCATTTTGCTGTATGCTGGGTTTTACGTATGAGGAGTTAACGAAGCTCACCTACCAGGATATTACGCATCCGGATGATTCACCACAAGATGTGATCTATAACTGCGAGCTATTCGAAGGTAAATCGAAAGAGTATCAATATGAAAAACGTTATATCCATAAAAATGGTAACATCTTATGGATTTCATTGCATGTTTCATTAGTTCGTAGGGAATTTACGGATGAACCTCTTTACTTCATTTGCCATATTGTTGATATAACTGACCGCAAAATGTCTGAACAAAAACTTCTGCATAGTGAAGAAATGTTCAAACTTATTACAGATCATGCTCAGGAGATCATCTATATTGCTGATCAGGAGGGCGTTTGTCGGTTCTGCTCTCCCTCAGTCCAACGTTTGTTGGGTTATTCGCCAGAAGAAGTAATTGGTCAAAATAATGATGCATATTTCCACCCACAAGATGTGGAACGGATCTCACAGATGGACTTGACTAAAGGAAATCTGTTGAATATCAGGGTCCGTCATAAAGAGGGACATTATATGTGGTTCGAGACCACATACAAGGTCTTTGGTGATGCTGAGCATGGACAGCAGATTCTTTCGATTGGACGAGATGTATCCGAACGAAAAAAACATAAAGATATCAGTGCAGAGGCTGAACGCATCGCTTTGATTGGCAGCTGGGAGTGGGATATGGTCAAAGACCAGATCGCACTTTCCGATCAGATTTTTGAAATTTTTGAACTTGAACGCACCCGTAAATCATACTGTGCAAATGATGTTTTTAAAGTTATGAATGCTGCGGACATAGCCTCTTTGCAAGAACAAATGGAATGGGTAAAACAAGGAAAACCGCTTGATTTTGAATACAAGCACAGTAGCTCTGATGGAAGTGAGAAGTATCTTCACTTACGCGGGCTGATCACGCTCGATGAATATCAGCAGCCAGTTCAGCTGAACGGAACACTACAGGATATCACTGAACGTAAACGTATTGAATTTAAATTGCAGGAATCTGTGGAGCGATACACTTCACTTAAGAAATATAATCATGACGCCATTATCTCGTTTAACATGGATGGTAATATTATGAATGCGAATCCAGTAGCGGTGAAACTGACGGGTTGCCCCGTGGCTGAAATGATCGATACAAGCATAAGCAGATTTATTGGAGCGAGTAATCTCGGTCTGATCCTGCGCAGTAATAATGAGTTGGCTGAAAAGGAAATCAATGCTGTTCGCCATACGGATGGAACCGAGACAGAAGTCTTGGCTACGCTTGCTCCGATCATTATTAATAACTCTAATGTCGGGTACTACTTGATTGCAAAGGATATTACGGAGCAGAAAAAGCTGCTAGTTGCCAAAGAGACAGCCGAGAGAATGAATAAGGCCAAAAGTGAGTTTCTTGCGATGATGAGTCATGAAATTCGTACACCAATGAACGGTGTAATTGGGATGACGGATTTGCTTCTGGATACCCCTGGTCTTAGCGGGGAACAGAAGGAATATATCGAAATCATCCAGAAGAGCGGAGATTCCTTACTCGCCATCATTAATGATATTCTTGATTTTTCCAAAATTGAGTCAGGCAAAACCGATCTGGTAGATGATCCTTTTGATCTCGCAGAAATCGTCACAGAGACCGTGCAAATCGTAAAACCACTGGCTCGCGAAAAGAAGTTGGATGTTCGTATGTGCGTAGATGACGCCATTCCGACTCCTGTGTATGGCGATGCTTACCGTCTTAAACAGGTACTTACCAATATCATTGGCAACGCGGTTAAGTTCACTTCAGAGGGCGGCGTTGAAATTGACGTTGGCATTAAGGAGAAGTGTGGCAATACCGTACAGCTTTATTTTAAAGTGAAGGATTCGGGTATTGGGATTCCGGTTGAGAGAAAACAACAATTATTTGAGCCATTCTACCAACTGGAGAATTTCATGACTCGCAAACCTCAGGGCACGGGTCTTGGCCTTGCCATTAGCAAAAAATTGGTGGAGCTTATGCAAGGAGATATCTGGATCGAGGAATCGGATGAGCCGGGTACAATATTTGTATTTACTGCACGCTTTAAATTAACGAACGGTGAAGAGGGCAACAGGTTAGATCAACAACAGAAAAAGAACAGAACATCCGCTTTGCGGATTCTAATTGCAGAAGACAATGAAGTGAACCAACTCGTCCTTAGCAGAATAATTGAGAAAAAAGGACATGTTGTGGATCATGTCGTGGACGGTGTTGAAGCGGTTGAGGCGGTCAAACACATTGCATACGATATTGTCTTCATGGATGTGCATATGCCAAGGCTGGATGGATTCGAAGCGACAAAAATGATTAAAGAATTGAAGTCCTCTGAGGATTGTCCATATATTATTGCGGTGACTGCAAATGCCGTAAGAGGAGACATGGAAAACTGCTTGAAGGCAGGCATGGATGCGTATGTCAGCAAACCGATAAAAATTGAGTCCATTATGCAAGCATTGGAGACCTATTACATCAAAAATAATCTTTGA